The Altererythrobacter sp. CAU 1644 genome has a window encoding:
- the accB gene encoding acetyl-CoA carboxylase biotin carboxyl carrier protein gives MAETKGTTGRKSGMNVDTALVRELAELLGETGLTEIEVEDGDRKIKVSRGGGVAAAPASFAAPAPVAAAAAPAAQAPAAEEAPADSHADAIRCPMVGTCYLAPEPGADNYVKVGDSVKQGDTLLIVEAMKVMNPITADKAGTVKAILVDNAQPVEFDQPLVVIG, from the coding sequence ATGGCCGAAACCAAAGGCACGACCGGGCGCAAGTCCGGCATGAATGTGGATACTGCACTCGTTCGCGAACTCGCAGAACTGCTCGGGGAAACCGGGCTCACCGAAATCGAGGTCGAGGATGGCGATCGCAAGATCAAGGTTTCGCGCGGCGGCGGTGTTGCCGCTGCCCCGGCGAGCTTCGCCGCTCCTGCACCTGTCGCCGCGGCCGCTGCCCCGGCAGCGCAAGCCCCCGCCGCCGAAGAAGCGCCGGCCGATAGCCACGCCGATGCGATCAGGTGCCCGATGGTCGGCACCTGCTATCTCGCGCCCGAACCGGGGGCAGACAACTACGTCAAGGTCGGCGACAGCGTGAAGCAGGGCGATACCTTGCTGATCGTTGAAGCGATGAAGGTGATGAACCCGATCACCGCCGACAAGGCCGGCACGGTGAAGGCGATCCTTGTCGACAATGCGCAGCCGGTCGAATTCGACCAGCCGCTCGTCGTCATCGGGTAA
- the yajC gene encoding preprotein translocase subunit YajC: MIEFLAAAAGAEAPPAWIQWAPIVGMVLIFWFLIIRPQMKRQKEHQQKISGLKKGDQVVTAGGLVGKVVKVDDNYVELDLAQGVRVKAVKNTIGDIIPPGGNAAND; encoded by the coding sequence ATGATCGAATTCCTTGCTGCCGCGGCCGGTGCCGAAGCACCTCCCGCCTGGATTCAGTGGGCACCCATCGTCGGGATGGTGCTGATTTTCTGGTTTCTCATCATCCGCCCACAGATGAAGCGCCAGAAGGAGCACCAGCAGAAGATTTCCGGGCTCAAGAAGGGCGACCAGGTCGTCACCGCCGGCGGCCTGGTTGGTAAGGTGGTCAAGGTCGACGACAATTATGTCGAGCTGGATCTGGCCCAGGGCGTGCGCGTGAAGGCGGTCAAGAACACCATCGGCGATATCATTCCGCCGGGTGGCAACGCCGCCAACGACTGA
- the accC gene encoding acetyl-CoA carboxylase biotin carboxylase subunit: MGISRILIANRGEIALRIHRAAHEMGIETVAVHSTADADAMHVRLADHAVCIGPPPATDSYLNIANIISAAECAHCDAIHPGYGFLSENAKFAEIVEAHDIAWIGPKPEHIRTMGDKVEAKRTAGALGLPLVPGSDGAVSDYGEARKIAAEIGYPVIIKAASGGGGRGMKVCESEDKLETLMKQAGSEAKAAFGDATVYIEKYLGNPRHIEFQVFGDGNGNAIHLGERDCSLQRRHQKVLEEAPSPVISHEERMHMGEVCSKAMRDMGYRGAGTIEFLWENGEFYFIEMNTRLQVEHPVTEAITGVDLVREQIRIADGKPLSVKQEEIEFKGHAIECRINAEDPFTFAPSPGEVTYYHAAGGMHVRVDSGLYAGYRIPPYYDSMIAKLIVYGRTREGCIMRLRRALEEMVVEGVKTNIPLHQELLRQDDVLSGDYSIKWLEEWLAEREG; encoded by the coding sequence ATGGGCATTTCACGCATATTGATCGCCAACCGGGGCGAAATCGCGCTACGCATCCACCGCGCAGCGCACGAGATGGGGATCGAGACGGTCGCGGTCCATTCGACTGCCGATGCCGATGCCATGCATGTGCGGCTGGCCGACCACGCGGTCTGCATCGGTCCGCCGCCTGCGACCGACAGCTATCTCAACATCGCCAACATCATTTCGGCGGCCGAATGCGCGCATTGCGACGCGATCCATCCCGGCTACGGTTTTCTGTCCGAGAACGCCAAGTTCGCCGAAATCGTCGAAGCGCACGACATCGCCTGGATCGGCCCCAAGCCCGAACATATCCGCACGATGGGCGACAAGGTCGAGGCGAAGCGCACCGCAGGCGCGCTCGGCCTGCCGCTGGTGCCCGGCTCTGACGGTGCCGTGTCGGACTATGGCGAGGCGCGCAAGATCGCCGCCGAGATCGGCTATCCGGTCATTATCAAGGCGGCCTCGGGCGGCGGTGGTCGCGGGATGAAGGTGTGCGAGAGCGAGGACAAGCTCGAAACACTGATGAAACAGGCCGGCAGCGAGGCCAAGGCGGCCTTCGGGGATGCCACGGTCTACATCGAGAAATATCTCGGCAATCCGCGCCACATCGAATTCCAGGTCTTCGGCGACGGCAACGGCAATGCGATCCACCTGGGCGAACGCGATTGCTCGCTCCAGCGCCGCCACCAGAAGGTGCTCGAGGAAGCGCCCTCCCCCGTCATCTCGCATGAAGAACGCATGCACATGGGCGAGGTCTGCTCGAAAGCGATGCGCGACATGGGCTATCGCGGCGCGGGCACGATCGAGTTCCTGTGGGAGAACGGCGAGTTCTACTTCATCGAAATGAACACGCGCCTGCAGGTCGAGCATCCCGTGACCGAGGCTATCACCGGCGTCGACCTGGTGCGCGAACAGATCCGCATTGCCGATGGCAAGCCGTTGTCGGTCAAGCAGGAAGAGATTGAGTTCAAGGGCCATGCGATCGAGTGTCGCATCAATGCCGAGGACCCGTTCACCTTCGCGCCATCACCCGGCGAAGTGACCTATTACCACGCTGCGGGCGGCATGCATGTGCGTGTCGATTCAGGACTTTACGCGGGCTACCGCATTCCGCCCTATTACGATTCCATGATCGCCAAGCTGATCGTGTATGGCCGCACCCGCGAAGGCTGCATCATGCGCCTGCGCCGCGCGCTAGAGGAAATGGTGGTCGAAGGCGTGAAGACGAACATCCCGCTGCACCAGGAACTGCTGCGGCAGGATGACGTGCTATCGGGCGATTATTCGATCAAATGGCTCGAGGAATGGCTCGCTGAACGCGAGGGCTGA
- the secD gene encoding protein translocase subunit SecD: MLDFPTWRKVWLWGLTLVACLAALPSIFAAANLSWPDALPDPEVNLGLDLAGGSHILLEAQADQVASQRLENMEESVRSLMRNAEPRIRIGDLATSGGRLSFMLDDPADLDRAREILLPIVNGTGLTREWDLTVVDGQRMVLAPTQDGIEQAVTDAMDSATEVVRKRIDALGTREPTIIRQGDTRIVVQVPGLQDPDALKELLGQTAKLEFKLVDQSALPNDVAAGIAPPGSEIFPYSETSDFPGQMVAVRRLGGIRGDSLTNAQAGVDPQTNEAVVNIQFDQQGGAKFAKLSTENTGKPFAIILDGKVISSPYFREPILGGSAQISGGFTTETANNLAISLRSGALPVDLTVIEERTVGPDLGADSIRKGMIAMLIGTVAVIVLMISSYGRFGIYATLALGLNVLMILGIMAGLNTTLTLPGIAGFVLTIGAAVDANVLINERIREERKRGRRVVAAVETGYKEASRAIYDANVTNFIAGVLLFLFGSGPVRGFAVVLVIGLFTSVFTAVTLTRMWVAGWLRKSRPSDINI; the protein is encoded by the coding sequence ATGCTCGATTTTCCGACCTGGCGTAAGGTCTGGCTGTGGGGGCTGACGCTTGTCGCGTGCCTCGCCGCACTGCCTTCGATCTTCGCCGCCGCCAATCTTAGCTGGCCCGATGCCTTGCCCGATCCCGAGGTCAACCTCGGGCTCGACCTGGCCGGCGGCAGCCACATCCTGCTCGAGGCCCAGGCCGACCAGGTCGCATCCCAGCGGCTCGAGAACATGGAAGAGTCGGTCCGCTCGCTGATGCGTAACGCCGAGCCGCGCATCCGCATCGGTGATCTCGCTACCTCCGGCGGTCGGTTGAGCTTCATGCTCGATGACCCGGCTGATCTCGATCGCGCGCGCGAAATCCTGCTGCCGATCGTCAACGGCACGGGCCTGACCCGCGAATGGGATCTCACCGTCGTTGATGGTCAGCGCATGGTTCTGGCCCCGACGCAGGACGGGATCGAGCAGGCCGTCACCGACGCGATGGACAGCGCGACCGAGGTGGTCCGTAAGCGTATCGACGCCCTCGGCACGCGCGAGCCGACCATCATCCGCCAGGGCGATACGCGCATCGTGGTGCAGGTTCCCGGATTGCAGGATCCCGACGCACTCAAGGAATTGCTCGGCCAGACTGCCAAGCTCGAGTTCAAGCTCGTCGACCAGAGCGCGCTGCCCAATGATGTGGCAGCCGGTATTGCTCCTCCGGGCAGTGAGATCTTTCCCTATTCGGAAACATCGGATTTTCCCGGACAGATGGTCGCAGTCCGGCGTCTCGGCGGCATTCGCGGCGACAGCCTGACCAATGCGCAGGCCGGTGTCGATCCGCAGACCAACGAAGCGGTGGTCAATATTCAGTTCGATCAGCAGGGCGGGGCGAAATTCGCCAAGCTCAGCACTGAGAACACGGGCAAACCCTTCGCCATCATCCTTGATGGCAAGGTGATCTCCTCGCCCTATTTCCGTGAACCCATCCTTGGCGGATCGGCCCAGATCTCCGGCGGGTTCACCACGGAAACCGCCAATAACCTCGCAATCTCGCTTCGTTCGGGTGCGCTGCCGGTCGATCTTACCGTGATCGAGGAGCGGACGGTCGGGCCGGACCTCGGTGCGGACTCGATCCGCAAGGGCATGATCGCAATGCTGATCGGTACCGTCGCCGTGATCGTGCTGATGATATCGAGCTACGGCCGCTTCGGCATCTATGCGACATTGGCGCTTGGTCTCAACGTGCTCATGATCCTGGGCATCATGGCGGGGCTCAATACCACACTGACCCTGCCGGGCATCGCGGGTTTCGTGCTGACCATCGGCGCGGCGGTCGACGCCAACGTGCTGATCAACGAACGTATCCGCGAGGAACGTAAGCGCGGGCGCCGGGTCGTGGCGGCGGTCGAAACCGGCTACAAGGAAGCCAGCCGCGCCATCTACGATGCCAACGTCACCAACTTCATCGCCGGCGTGCTGCTGTTCCTGTTCGGTTCGGGCCCGGTTCGCGGCTTCGCGGTCGTGCTCGTGATCGGCCTGTTCACGAGCGTCTTCACCGCCGTGACGCTGACCCGCATGTGGGTCGCCGGATGGCTGCGCAAGTCGCGGCCAAGCGATATCAATATTTGA
- a CDS encoding type II 3-dehydroquinate dehydratase, with product MSTASNLVYVLNGPNLNLLGLREPEIYGSDTLDDIAGMLDDRARELGLEIDMRQTNHEGVLVDWMHEAQAEGARAVIINPGAYTHTSIALLDATKAIRTPVIEVHLSDPLQREQFRHISYIGMAAAKSITGQGAKGYVVALEAVASGEI from the coding sequence ATGAGCACTGCGTCCAATCTCGTCTATGTCCTCAACGGACCCAACCTCAACCTGCTCGGCCTGCGCGAGCCGGAGATCTATGGCTCCGACACGCTAGACGATATTGCAGGGATGCTGGATGATCGTGCGCGCGAACTCGGCCTCGAAATCGACATGCGCCAGACCAATCACGAAGGCGTGCTGGTCGACTGGATGCACGAGGCGCAGGCCGAGGGCGCGCGGGCGGTGATCATCAATCCGGGCGCCTATACCCATACCTCGATTGCGCTGCTCGATGCGACGAAGGCGATCCGCACGCCCGTGATCGAGGTCCACCTTTCCGACCCGCTGCAGCGCGAGCAGTTTCGCCACATCTCTTACATTGGCATGGCCGCAGCCAAATCGATCACCGGACAGGGCGCGAAAGGCTATGTCGTCGCGCTCGAAGCGGTGGCCAGCGGCGAAATCTGA
- a CDS encoding HpcH/HpaI aldolase/citrate lyase family protein produces the protein MTTQTALTRMRSWLFAPGDSEKKMSKAGDSAADIALLDLEDSVMPENKPAAREMVREFLAGREDRHRIWVRVNPLSSDETVADLDAIMAAAPGGVFLPKAEGRADLELLDTLLSKAEAKNGIDDGATKVAALVTETPKAMFHCGDYEGAPRLVAMSWGAEDLSSALGARVQHRPDGSYMPTYELARSLCLLGAVAAGVAPIETVMPEFRNLDALRERADMVRGQGYRGMLAIHPAQVEVINAAFTPSAEEINHARAVIKAFADNPGAGTVALDGAMVDIPHLNLAQRLLIEAGEEPD, from the coding sequence ATGACGACCCAGACCGCCCTTACCCGAATGCGCAGCTGGCTGTTCGCCCCGGGCGACAGTGAAAAGAAGATGAGCAAGGCAGGCGACTCCGCTGCCGATATCGCGCTGCTCGACCTCGAAGATTCGGTCATGCCGGAGAACAAGCCCGCTGCACGCGAGATGGTGCGCGAATTCCTTGCCGGGCGCGAGGACAGGCACCGCATCTGGGTAAGGGTGAATCCGCTGTCCTCGGATGAAACCGTGGCCGACCTCGACGCGATCATGGCAGCCGCACCCGGGGGGGTATTCCTGCCCAAGGCCGAAGGCCGCGCGGACCTGGAATTGCTCGACACCCTGCTGAGCAAGGCCGAAGCCAAGAACGGGATCGACGACGGAGCTACCAAGGTTGCTGCGCTCGTGACCGAAACGCCCAAGGCGATGTTCCATTGCGGGGATTATGAAGGTGCGCCGCGGCTGGTCGCCATGAGCTGGGGCGCAGAGGATCTCTCTTCGGCTCTCGGCGCCCGCGTACAGCACCGGCCAGACGGCAGTTACATGCCGACCTACGAGCTGGCGCGCAGCCTGTGCCTACTCGGGGCTGTCGCCGCTGGCGTGGCCCCGATCGAAACGGTCATGCCCGAGTTCCGCAACCTCGATGCGCTGCGCGAGCGTGCGGACATGGTCCGCGGTCAAGGTTATCGGGGTATGTTGGCCATCCACCCGGCGCAGGTCGAAGTGATCAACGCGGCCTTCACGCCCAGTGCAGAGGAAATCAATCACGCCCGCGCGGTGATCAAGGCTTTCGCCGACAATCCGGGCGCCGGGACGGTCGCGCTCGATGGTGCCATGGTCGATATTCCGCACCTCAATCTGGCCCAACGCCTCCTGATCGAGGCGGGTGAAGAGCCGGATTAA
- a CDS encoding holin family protein: MSVLDTLIGPLASIIDKIIPDKETRAKAKLELIKLEGTQEMQLIEARLQAIVAEAQSNDPWTSRARPSFLYVMYALILLSVPMGLIAAFDPTAARAIGDGMTRYLGALPDSLYALFGTGYLGYTAARQWGKVKGADR, translated from the coding sequence ATGTCCGTTCTCGATACCCTGATCGGGCCCCTCGCCTCGATCATCGACAAGATCATTCCCGACAAGGAAACCCGCGCCAAGGCCAAGCTGGAGCTGATCAAGCTTGAAGGCACACAGGAAATGCAACTCATCGAGGCGCGCTTGCAGGCGATCGTTGCCGAAGCGCAATCGAACGATCCATGGACCAGCCGCGCGCGCCCGAGCTTTCTCTACGTGATGTATGCTCTGATCCTGCTGAGCGTGCCGATGGGCCTCATCGCCGCCTTCGATCCAACCGCCGCCCGCGCCATCGGCGACGGCATGACGCGCTATCTCGGCGCGCTACCGGATTCGCTCTATGCGCTCTTCGGCACCGGCTATCTCGGCTACACCGCCGCCCGACAATGGGGGAAGGTCAAGGGCGCCGATCGGTAG